The Anopheles coustani unplaced genomic scaffold, idAnoCousDA_361_x.2 scaffold_45_ctg1, whole genome shotgun sequence DNA window TCGGTTGACATTTCACCAACGGAAGACATCCCGCTACTGGACAACTACGTGCTACTCGCTACGGTCGCGATACTCATCCAGGACAACATGGGAATGTGGCAACGGATCCGATGCGTGCTCGACTCCGGCAGCCAAATCGAGGCAATCACCAAGAATGCGGTTAAGCGTCTTGGATTAGCGATGCACCCTGCACGATTGACGCTGAGTGGCGTGGGGAGCAAAATCCCAGTAACCCAACAAATACGAGCGAAGATTACGTCGATTGACGGCAGCTGCTCTGAGGATGTCGGATTCTTCGTGATTCCCGGTCTCAGTGATCAACCGGCTCGTGCCATCAGACAAGACGAATTGGACCTGCCAGAGGCCAAGTTCCTAGCAGATGCGGAATTCTACCATCCTGGAACAATCGACGCTATCTTAGGTGCCAGAatatgcttcgacgcactcaAGACAGGGCTGCGTCGCCTCCCAAATGGCTTGACCCTCCAGAATTCTAAATTCGGATGGCTCGTGGGAGGAATGCTACGTGACACGACTTCAGCCGATCTATACGAACACAGTTGTCTAGCTACGTGCGTCGATGACCTAAAGGAGATCCTCGAACGATTCTGGAGAATCGAAGAACTCCCAAATGATGCCGCCGACTCCACGGTTTGGAAGTCTCACGAACTAGAGACGCACTTTAAGGAGCATACCACCATCGCTGACGATGGACGATACATCGTACAAATTCCCTTACGGGGGGACCTAAACCAGCTGGGAGATTCAATGGGGCAAGCAAGACGCCGCTTGCTAGCCCTAGAAAGACGTCTCGCCAGCCATGAGCCCACCTACGCAGAATATCGAAAGTTCATGCGAGAGTACCAAGAGCTGGGCCACATGTGCCCAGTATCAACGGAGGAGCTCCCCAAAGTACGCTACGTGATTCCCCACTCTTGCGTGGTCAAGCCAGACTCGACTACCACAAAACTACGCGTTGTGTTCGACGCCAGCGCGAAATCAACGACGGGAATCTCGCTGAACGACCTCCAAGCCGTAGGACCCGTGATCCAGCCTGACTTGTTCCGAATCTGGCTAGATTTCCGTACTCAAACCGTGGTGGCGACTGCCGACATCGTGAAGATGTACCGTCAAGTGTGGGTATCCGAGCCCGACACTTGGATGCAGTGCATTCTGTGGCGCGACAAGCCAAAGGACACGATGCAACTATTCAGACTCCTCACTGTTACGTACGGTGAGGCTGCTTCGTCTTATTTGGCCTGCAGGGCGTTGTTCGAAGCCGGGGAAGAAGTGCGGACTTCCGATCCCCAGACAGCTGACGCCATCCAATCATCGTTCTACGTGGACAACCTTTCGTTGGGCGCATCGACTCCCGAGCAGCTACGTGAGCTTATGACCAGCGTCGAGCGAGCACTCAACATACGCGGGATGCCATTGCGAAAGTGGGCATCTAACTCACCAGAGATCACCAGTAAAATCCCGGTGGAACACCGCGATACAACTGTACAGATTGGTGAGAAGCAGGCCATCAAGTTGCTCGGCCTGGCTTGGTGCCCTACAGAGGATACGTTCCAGCTCGTAGTCCAGGATGAGTTCTACGAGCCTTTGGGTTCATTGGAGAAACGACGTTTAGCATCCAAAGTTGGCAAGCTGTATGATCCTATCGGGATCCTCCAACCAGTGATAGTCACCGGAAAGATTCTGCTACAAGACCTCTGGCGAGATGGCTTCGGATGGGATGAAGCCGCATCACCTCGCATGATCGAAAGCTGGAACGGATTCGCCAGCCACCTGCCGCTTCTCAGACAGCTCCCAATCCCAAGGATGGCGCTGCCCAGCGAACCTCAGGACGCGATCATGTACGGCTTCAGCGACGCATCTACCAAGGCCTTTGGATGCGCCATTTACCTTCGCTTTCTGGACGGTGAAGGAAACCCGCAATCTCGGTTGCTGTGCTCCAGGTCGCGACTGGCACCCATCGAAGAGGTGACTTTGCCGCGACTCGAACTGCAAGGAGCTCTGCTCCTAGCTCGCCTTTATGCCAAAATAAAGGACGCCTTTGGCACCCGGATAAGCCAAACTCGTTGGTGGACTGACTCTCAGGTGGTACTGGCTTGGATACGTTCCGACAACACCAAGTGGGGAGTCTACGTTAAGAACCGGGTGGAGAAAATTCACGCTGCCACGAATCGTCTGGATTGGAGCTACGTGCCGACGAAACTCAACCCAGCAGACCTCGTGTCCAGAGGACTTCCTGCCAACAAGCTCATAAACAGCGAGACTGCGAGTTTTTGGCTGAACGGACCAAGTTTCATAGTCAATGATGAAAGGCCAGTTATGCCTCAACTAAACTACGTGACTGCATTGGAGGAAGCTGTCGACGCTCCTCTATTGTTGACGGCCATGGTGGGGAACGATTGTGATGACTTATTATCCCAGTACAAGCACCACAACTCGTTCATCATGACAAGACGACATTTCGCGTGGCTCGGTAGAGCAATCTTCAACTTACGCGCACCCAAATCCTCCGTGGAGAAAAAATCAGGACCCCTTCAACTCGACGAATTGGAGTACGGACTCCAACTGATAGTACGGGTGATGCAAGCTACGTGCTTTCCCAATGAGGTCAAGGAGATGCAAGACTCCGGGTCAGTCGCTCCCAAGGGTTCGATGCAGCATCTCGACCCGATAGTCAGGGATAAGATCATCTGTGTGCGGGGACGACTAGGAAACTCAGATCTGGCTGACGACGCCAAGGCACCTTTCCTAGTACCAAAGTCGCATCCCTTCTCCCGTGTAATCATCCGCCATTTGCACGAGCACAACTTCCATGCGGGAACTGAGCTGATCATGGCCGAATTCCGTGCGAGATTCTGGATGCGAGACCTGCGAAGAACAGTCGTCGGGGTAACCTCGAGATGCGTAATTTGTGCCCGAGCGCGCCCAAGACAATACGCCCAGCAGATGGGACAGCTGCCGTCGGC harbors:
- the LOC131271301 gene encoding uncharacterized protein LOC131271301, which encodes MNNENENIVAEALRLLTALEGSVKEVAASLDAKMKPEVAAVKVDILASLWRDGNAALMRVESVTGPHPRRGPFTEAYAAAMAAATKRREGAASKPSILDTTMAGQPSRADHLPRIELPKFEGSPSEWPAFSSRFEKRVAGLTEDSDKFAFLIKCLERCDIARHSCEAFENAGMPFAQAWAKLEERFYKKRVAFMGHIRKILELPRMSSPSANALMRVIDVVETAVASARQIAEAGDSTSVVEDGLIVALVMDKLDAETIASVTRRADQQLIPTWVELRRELDGLANKIYYQPKRKEDADRARGANQRAARTVLAATVTPKPAAIASRPARRAPATQPAAAAIVPASTSTKDGNDPPSGANSSSDPAADSCQSRRASVDISPTEDIPLLDNYVLLATVAILIQDNMGMWQRIRCVLDSGSQIEAITKNAVKRLGLAMHPARLTLSGVGSKIPVTQQIRAKITSIDGSCSEDVGFFVIPGLSDQPARAIRQDELDLPEAKFLADAEFYHPGTIDAILGARICFDALKTGLRRLPNGLTLQNSKFGWLVGGMLRDTTSADLYEHSCLATCVDDLKEILERFWRIEELPNDAADSTVWKSHELETHFKEHTTIADDGRYIVQIPLRGDLNQLGDSMGQARRRLLALERRLASHEPTYAEYRKFMREYQELGHMCPVSTEELPKVRYVIPHSCVVKPDSTTTKLRVVFDASAKSTTGISLNDLQAVGPVIQPDLFRIWLDFRTQTVVATADIVKMYRQVWVSEPDTWMQCILWRDKPKDTMQLFRLLTVTYGEAASSYLACRALFEAGEEVRTSDPQTADAIQSSFYVDNLSLGASTPEQLRELMTSVERALNIRGMPLRKWASNSPEITSKIPVEHRDTTVQIGEKQAIKLLGLAWCPTEDTFQLVVQDEFYEPLGSLEKRRLASKVGKLYDPIGILQPVIVTGKILLQDLWRDGFGWDEAASPRMIESWNGFASHLPLLRQLPIPRMALPSEPQDAIMYGFSDASTKAFGCAIYLRFLDGEGNPQSRLLCSRSRLAPIEEVTLPRLELQGALLLARLYAKIKDAFGTRISQTRWWTDSQVVLAWIRSDNTKWGVYVKNRVEKIHAATNRLDWSYVPTKLNPADLVSRGLPANKLINSETASFWLNGPSFIVNDERPVMPQLNYVTALEEAVDAPLLLTAMVGNDCDDLLSQYKHHNSFIMTRRHFAWLGRAIFNLRAPKSSVEKKSGPLQLDELEYGLQLIVRVMQATCFPNEVKEMQDSGSVAPKGSMQHLDPIVRDKIICVRGRLGNSDLADDAKAPFLVPKSHPFSRVIIRHLHEHNFHAGTELIMAEFRARFWMRDLRRTVVGVTSRCVICARARPRQYAQQMGQLPSARVNVSPAFTHTGVDLCGPFEIVSNARSGKRRTVYVCIFVCFTTKATHLEVVEDQSTSAFISALLRFVSLRGRPDTIYSDNGRNFVGAARELTLLRKTHNNREFQDEVVSLAADSGIRFSFIPPRSPNFGGLWEANIKVAKRLFKAAAKGAQLNLVELQTLLYQISAILNCRPLTAIHSSPESVEALTPAHFLIGRASFTTPAPLGDDDTVGVKTRWKRVQKLAQQFWSRWRTEYLAQLRCSAKWTKRTTNLQTGQIVLVGDDNLPVGRWPMGLVVKTYVGPDGIVRVADIRTSSGIYKRNVRLLAPLPVEAAETEVSKEHSGAPDSSVSDAAPNEQLEGSAAQCPSDSTPGYVPPTTPEHEDDPPPTCGIWDGRLRPKGGRNGCGK